A window of Nonomuraea angiospora genomic DNA:
CGTGCCGGTGGTCGCGATGGCGATGATCCCGGCGTTGCAGTTCACGAACTGGCAGTGGTTGTCGCTGGTGCTGGCGGCGCCGGTGGTCGTGTACGCGGGCTGGCCGTTGCACAAGGCGGCCTGGACGAACCTGCGGCACGGCGCGGCGACGATGGACACGCTGATCTCGGTCGGCACGCTGGCCGCTTTCGGCTGGTCGCTGTGGGCGCTGTTCTTCGGCAGTGCGGGCACGCCGGGCATGACGCACCCGTTCTCCTTCGCCATCGAGCGCACCGACGGCTCGGGCAACATCTATCTGGAGACCGCGGCGGCGGTGACCGCGTTCATCCTGGCCGGCCGCTACTTCGAGTCCCGCTCCAAGCGGCGTGCGGGGGCGGCGTTGCGGGCGCTGCTGGAGCTGGGGGCCAAGGAGGTGGAGCTGGCCGACGGCCGGCGCATCCCCACCGACCAGCTCGAGGTCGGCGACACCTTCGTGGTGCGGCCCGGTGAGAAGATCGCCACCGACGGCGTCATCCTCGAAGGCAGCTCTGCGGTGGACGCCTCGATGCTGACCGGCGAGTCGGTGCCGGTGGAGGTGCGGCCGGGGGATCCGGTGACCGGGGCGACGGTGAACGCGGGCGGCCGCCTGATCGTCCGCGCCACGCGGGTGGGCGCGGACACGCAGCTGGCGCAGATGGCCAAGCTGGTGGAGGAGGCGCAGACCGGTAAGGCGGCGGTGCAGCGGCTGGCCGACCGGATCTCGGGGATCTTCGTGCCGATCGTGATCGCGCTCGCGGTGGGGACGCTGGGGTTCTGGCTCGGCAGCGGGAGCGGGGTGGCGGCGGCGTTCACGGCGGCGGTGGCGGTGCTGATCATCGCCTGCCCGTGCGCGCTGGGTCTGGCCACGCCGACCGCGTTGCTGGTGGGCACCGGCCGGGGCGCTCAGCTGGGCATTCTGATCAAGGGGCCGGAGGTGCTGGAGTCCACCCGGAAGGTGGACACGGTCGTGCTGGACAAGACCGGCACGGTCACCGAGGGCAAGATGACCCTGGTCGCGGTGCACCTGGCCGAGGGGCAGGACCGGGAGGAGGTGCTGCGGCTGGCCGGCGCGCTGGAGCACGCCTCGGAGCATCCGATCGCCCAGGCCATCGCCCGCGCGGCCCAGTCGGACGCGACGGTGGAGGATTTCGCCAACGTGGAAGGGCTGGGCGTGCAGGGGATCGTGGACGGCCACGCGGTGCTGGTCGGCCGGCCCAAGCTGCTGGCGGAATGGTCCCAGCACCTGCCCGTCGAGTTGGAGCGCAAGCTGGCCGAAGAGCAGGCCAAGGGCCGCACCGCCGTGGCGGTCGGCTGGGACGGACAGGCCCGTGCCGTCCTCGTGGTGGCCGACGTCATCAAGCCGACCAGCCGGCAGGCGATCGAGCAGCTCAGGGCGCTCGGCCTGCGGCCGGTGCTGCTGACCGGCGACAACGAGGCGGTGGCGCGGACGGTGGCGGCCGAGGTGGGCATCGAGGAGGTGATCGCCGAGGTGCTGCCCGCCGACAAGGTCGAGGTGGTCAAGAAGCTGCAGGCCGAGGGCAGGGTCGTGGCCATGGTGGGCGACGGGGTCAACGACGCCGCCGCACTCGCGCAGGCCGATCTGGGGCTGGCGATGGGC
This region includes:
- a CDS encoding heavy metal translocating P-type ATPase, giving the protein MSSLTEGRAVELSIGGMTCASCANRIERKLNKLEGVSATVNYATEKAKVTFPAEVDPQQLIAEVEKAGYTAALPAPPAESGTAAEQEPQDELKPLRQRLITAVVLSVPVVAMAMIPALQFTNWQWLSLVLAAPVVVYAGWPLHKAAWTNLRHGAATMDTLISVGTLAAFGWSLWALFFGSAGTPGMTHPFSFAIERTDGSGNIYLETAAAVTAFILAGRYFESRSKRRAGAALRALLELGAKEVELADGRRIPTDQLEVGDTFVVRPGEKIATDGVILEGSSAVDASMLTGESVPVEVRPGDPVTGATVNAGGRLIVRATRVGADTQLAQMAKLVEEAQTGKAAVQRLADRISGIFVPIVIALAVGTLGFWLGSGSGVAAAFTAAVAVLIIACPCALGLATPTALLVGTGRGAQLGILIKGPEVLESTRKVDTVVLDKTGTVTEGKMTLVAVHLAEGQDREEVLRLAGALEHASEHPIAQAIARAAQSDATVEDFANVEGLGVQGIVDGHAVLVGRPKLLAEWSQHLPVELERKLAEEQAKGRTAVAVGWDGQARAVLVVADVIKPTSRQAIEQLRALGLRPVLLTGDNEAVARTVAAEVGIEEVIAEVLPADKVEVVKKLQAEGRVVAMVGDGVNDAAALAQADLGLAMGTGTDAAIEASDLTLVRGDLRVAADALRLSRRTLKTIKGNLFWAFAYNVAALPLAALGLLNPMIAGAAMAFSSVFVVSNSLR